The following proteins are co-located in the Paludibaculum fermentans genome:
- a CDS encoding alpha-L-fucosidase — MKTTWMVLIPMLAASAQQVQPGKPVEATWSSLAAHEVPAWLEDAKFGIYAHWGVYSVPAFGTEWYGRRMYDPKDIYGTYQHHRKTYGTQDSFGYKDLVPLFKAEKFDAAEWAAIIQQSGARYAGTAVVHHDGFLLWRSKVSRWNSAEMGPKRDLYGELVKALRARGLKIVATEHHMRTFNWYLPADRSFVDEQRKANFDIYDPRYADLYWNEFTGRKSDFMEKWQAKLLELMDNYRPDVLWFDGGDFTSPGVETYVRNSLAHYFNAGAKWPAQVEVLNKFGTIKEYNFPRQFGMLTFEAGRDRPAEVDRPWIDDLSIARGTWSYVDGMKLLTTREVLHGLIDRVSRGGGLLLSLAPKASGEIPANQKTILREMGEWLKVNGEAIYGTRTWKVHTEGSTEKLITNNGQHTGWRFDECGAEDIRFTRKGDALYAIALGWPQSGHWLVKSLAGTQVKSVSLLGGVPLKWTQGAEGLRIEAPATQAGKYAYTFKIGL, encoded by the coding sequence GTGAAAACGACCTGGATGGTGCTGATCCCGATGCTGGCCGCGAGTGCCCAGCAGGTACAGCCCGGCAAGCCCGTGGAAGCCACCTGGAGTTCCCTGGCCGCGCACGAAGTGCCCGCCTGGCTCGAGGATGCCAAGTTCGGCATTTATGCGCACTGGGGCGTCTACTCCGTGCCCGCCTTCGGCACCGAATGGTATGGCCGGCGGATGTACGATCCCAAGGACATCTACGGCACTTACCAGCACCACCGCAAGACCTATGGCACACAGGACAGCTTCGGCTACAAGGACCTCGTGCCCCTGTTCAAAGCGGAGAAGTTCGACGCCGCCGAGTGGGCTGCAATCATTCAACAGTCCGGTGCCCGTTACGCCGGCACGGCCGTTGTCCACCACGACGGTTTTCTCTTATGGCGTAGCAAAGTGAGCCGCTGGAACTCCGCGGAAATGGGACCCAAGCGCGACCTCTATGGGGAACTGGTGAAAGCCCTGCGGGCCAGGGGCCTGAAGATCGTCGCCACCGAGCATCACATGCGCACGTTCAATTGGTATCTCCCGGCCGACCGCTCCTTCGTGGACGAGCAGCGCAAAGCAAACTTCGACATCTATGACCCCCGCTATGCCGATCTCTACTGGAATGAGTTCACCGGCCGGAAATCCGACTTCATGGAGAAGTGGCAGGCGAAGCTGCTCGAGTTGATGGACAACTACCGGCCCGACGTCCTGTGGTTCGACGGAGGCGATTTCACCTCACCCGGAGTCGAGACCTACGTCCGGAACTCCCTCGCCCACTACTTCAACGCCGGCGCGAAGTGGCCGGCCCAGGTGGAAGTGCTGAACAAGTTCGGCACGATCAAGGAATACAATTTCCCACGCCAGTTCGGCATGCTCACCTTTGAGGCCGGCCGCGACCGCCCCGCGGAGGTGGATCGCCCCTGGATCGACGACCTGAGCATCGCCAGGGGCACCTGGAGCTACGTCGATGGCATGAAGCTGCTCACCACGCGCGAAGTCCTCCATGGCCTGATCGACCGCGTCAGCCGCGGCGGCGGTCTGCTCCTGTCGCTGGCCCCCAAAGCCAGCGGCGAAATCCCCGCGAATCAGAAGACGATTCTGCGCGAGATGGGGGAGTGGCTGAAGGTGAACGGCGAGGCCATCTACGGCACGCGCACCTGGAAAGTCCACACCGAGGGCTCTACCGAAAAGCTGATCACCAACAACGGACAGCACACCGGCTGGCGGTTCGACGAGTGCGGGGCGGAGGACATTCGCTTCACGCGTAAAGGTGACGCCCTCTATGCCATCGCGCTCGGTTGGCCTCAATCCGGGCATTGGCTGGTGAAGAGCCTGGCAGGCACACAGGTGAAGAGTGTCTCGCTGCTGGGCGGCGTGCCGCTGAAGTGGACGCAGGGCGCCGAAGGCCTCCGCATCGAAGCGCCCGCCACCCAGGCCGGCAAATACGCCTACACCTTCAAGATCGGCCTATGA
- a CDS encoding PRC-barrel domain-containing protein, whose translation MNTKSLKGLIVRASDGELGTVEKLYFDDDTWGIRYLTVATGGWLGGREVLISPISITAADWQAQRLDVSLTMKQVEDSPAIDTHEPVSRQHEAAYLGYYGYPDYWGGPHIWGPSFYPAGLALPTGAAIQAVADRISKEPIDSHLRCTEALEGYSIDAVDGGIGHVCGFVFDDYAWAIRYVEVATKLWLPGKRVLFSPGWVQRVSWPESKFVVGLTREAIQEGPAYVESMPVTREYENQLYAHYGRPPYWLFEGDHRPAFSYDNV comes from the coding sequence ATGAACACGAAGAGCCTGAAGGGCCTGATCGTGCGAGCCAGCGATGGAGAACTGGGCACCGTGGAGAAGCTCTATTTCGACGACGACACGTGGGGCATCCGCTACCTCACGGTGGCAACCGGCGGCTGGCTGGGCGGCCGTGAGGTGTTGATCTCTCCGATTTCCATCACGGCTGCGGACTGGCAGGCGCAACGGCTGGATGTGTCGCTCACGATGAAGCAGGTGGAGGACAGTCCCGCCATCGATACGCATGAGCCCGTTTCCAGGCAGCACGAGGCGGCGTACCTCGGCTATTACGGCTATCCGGACTATTGGGGTGGGCCGCACATCTGGGGGCCTTCCTTCTATCCGGCCGGCCTGGCTTTGCCCACGGGTGCCGCCATCCAGGCGGTGGCGGACCGCATCAGCAAAGAGCCGATCGACTCCCATCTTCGCTGTACCGAGGCCCTGGAGGGATACTCCATTGATGCGGTGGACGGCGGCATCGGCCACGTCTGCGGCTTTGTCTTCGACGATTACGCCTGGGCGATCCGCTACGTCGAGGTAGCCACGAAGCTGTGGTTGCCGGGCAAACGCGTCCTCTTCTCCCCTGGCTGGGTGCAGCGGGTAAGTTGGCCCGAGTCCAAGTTTGTCGTCGGCCTCACCCGCGAAGCCATCCAGGAGGGGCCTGCCTACGTGGAGTCCATGCCCGTCACCCGCGAGTATGAGAACCAGCTCTATGCCCACTATGGCCGGCCGCCGTACTGGCTGTTTGAAGGCGACCACCGGCCGGCCTTCTCCTACGACAACGTTTGA
- a CDS encoding glycosyltransferase family 4 protein has translation MQETRSIRKIAFVGDHVPRKCGIATFTSDLLGAVANTHPRSDCRAVSVTDIQGEYDYPAVVRCEIEEQNESSYVEAAQYLNSSEVDVVCVQHEFGIYGGPAGAHLLSLLSRLEAPVVTTLHTVLPHPNMDQFRVMQEIVDRSARLVVMTERGQTILQETYQAPQARIDLIPHGIPDVPFVEPEFYKEQFGLSGRRVLLTFGLLSPNKGIETVIKALPEIAAEFPDVVYLVLGATHPNELRTRGDAYRNHLEALVKQNGVEHNIQFLNRFVPLHELTEFIGAADLYITPYLDEAQITSGTLAYAFGAGKAVISTPYWHAAELLKDQRGVLVPFGSPSAIAQEAKALLRDRPRWNAMRRRAYGLGREMIWSSTARRYMSSFLLAQRPATKELYAVAHAAASGQREDDMARINLEPLWPGPDSTVARRW, from the coding sequence ATGCAAGAAACAAGGTCAATCCGGAAGATTGCATTCGTTGGGGACCACGTACCACGCAAGTGCGGGATCGCCACCTTCACTTCCGACCTGCTGGGCGCCGTTGCCAACACGCATCCCAGAAGCGACTGCCGCGCGGTCTCAGTGACAGACATTCAAGGGGAATACGACTACCCGGCGGTAGTTCGCTGCGAAATCGAGGAACAGAACGAGAGCTCCTATGTGGAGGCCGCACAATACCTCAACAGCAGCGAAGTGGATGTTGTTTGTGTCCAGCACGAGTTCGGAATCTATGGTGGCCCCGCGGGTGCTCACTTGCTGAGCCTGCTGTCCCGCCTAGAAGCGCCGGTGGTTACCACGCTCCACACCGTGCTCCCCCACCCCAACATGGACCAGTTCCGCGTGATGCAGGAGATAGTGGATCGTTCGGCGCGGCTTGTGGTGATGACCGAACGGGGCCAGACCATCCTGCAGGAGACCTATCAGGCGCCGCAGGCCAGAATCGATCTCATCCCACACGGCATCCCGGACGTGCCTTTCGTGGAACCGGAGTTCTACAAGGAACAGTTCGGGCTGAGCGGCAGAAGGGTATTGCTGACCTTCGGACTCCTCTCACCGAACAAGGGCATCGAGACCGTAATCAAGGCTCTGCCTGAGATCGCCGCTGAGTTTCCGGATGTGGTGTACCTGGTTCTGGGCGCCACTCATCCCAATGAGTTGCGCACCCGGGGCGATGCGTACCGCAACCACCTCGAAGCCCTGGTGAAGCAGAACGGGGTCGAGCACAACATTCAGTTCCTGAATCGCTTCGTCCCTCTACACGAGTTAACCGAGTTCATCGGAGCGGCGGATCTTTACATCACGCCCTATCTCGACGAGGCGCAGATCACATCGGGCACTCTCGCCTATGCGTTCGGAGCAGGCAAGGCGGTGATCTCGACGCCTTACTGGCACGCCGCCGAACTGTTGAAGGACCAGCGCGGCGTCCTGGTGCCGTTTGGGAGCCCTTCCGCGATCGCCCAGGAGGCGAAAGCGCTGCTGCGCGACCGGCCGCGATGGAACGCCATGCGCAGGCGGGCCTACGGCCTTGGGCGGGAGATGATCTGGAGCAGCACGGCCAGGCGCTATATGAGCTCCTTCCTGCTGGCTCAGCGGCCGGCGACCAAGGAACTATACGCCGTGGCTCACGCCGCGGCCTCCGGCCAACGCGAGGACGATATGGCGCGTATCAATCTGGAGCCACTCTGGCCCGGGCCCGATTCAACCGTGGCACGCAGGTGGTAG
- a CDS encoding aldo/keto reductase yields MISRREILSVLGAVPAAGVLGPGPLFAQAATTFPKRLLGRTGRTVVPLALGGQASLQWTKPGIDPADIIVRAVQLGLNYLDTANAYGPSQMNYGEAFRRLHLTPSDTSYDRALRQKLFVATKTGRRLALDPSGSGLTAVDELKRSLTQIFGDGKGFIPEGAYVDSIQIHNLTTLEQVNQVYEGFAERGSKRPERIGALAGLLDYRDGTNYTGLNPERRHYVKHIGVTGHQSSPVLMSAIRRDSENVIDTVLVALNANDRLCSSHQNNVLPLAISRGLGVIAMKVFADGAYYGKQPRFSRTPDDVILSVGNQEAVAYSDLVRYSVSLPGVSCAIIGTGMINREKPEADQMVANLTAAMSDLPSEIERVRIEKDSEARHGAATNYFQEKTNTLVQPVSVNLKRDSDRVIVEWTTALAGREPLQSYEVRAGGKVLLSLPFRPQMYELPLSVSLPASAIGDATVTVVASPAPPQARA; encoded by the coding sequence ATGATCTCTCGACGTGAAATTCTGAGTGTGTTGGGCGCGGTTCCGGCCGCAGGAGTCCTGGGCCCCGGACCGCTGTTCGCACAGGCGGCCACCACGTTTCCCAAGCGGCTATTGGGGCGCACCGGGCGGACAGTAGTACCGCTCGCCCTGGGCGGCCAGGCGTCGCTGCAGTGGACGAAGCCGGGCATCGATCCGGCCGACATCATCGTCAGAGCAGTCCAACTCGGGCTCAACTACCTCGACACGGCCAATGCCTATGGGCCGAGCCAGATGAATTACGGCGAGGCCTTCCGCCGCCTGCATCTGACGCCTTCCGACACGAGCTACGACCGGGCGCTGCGACAGAAGCTCTTCGTCGCGACAAAGACAGGTCGGCGCCTGGCCCTGGATCCCAGCGGTTCCGGGCTGACCGCCGTCGACGAGCTGAAACGCTCGCTCACGCAGATCTTCGGTGACGGCAAGGGCTTCATCCCCGAGGGCGCCTATGTGGACTCGATCCAGATCCACAATCTGACGACGCTGGAGCAGGTGAACCAGGTATACGAAGGATTTGCCGAGCGCGGCTCGAAGCGGCCGGAGAGAATCGGCGCGCTGGCGGGCCTGCTCGACTATCGCGACGGCACCAACTACACCGGCCTGAATCCCGAGCGCCGGCACTATGTGAAGCACATCGGCGTGACCGGGCACCAGAGCTCGCCGGTGTTGATGAGCGCCATCCGGCGCGATTCCGAGAATGTGATCGACACCGTGCTGGTCGCGCTGAACGCCAATGACCGGCTGTGCAGCTCACACCAGAACAACGTCCTGCCCTTGGCCATTTCACGCGGGCTGGGCGTGATCGCGATGAAAGTGTTCGCCGACGGCGCGTACTATGGCAAGCAGCCGCGTTTCTCACGCACGCCGGATGACGTCATTTTGTCGGTAGGAAATCAAGAAGCAGTCGCCTACTCCGACCTGGTGCGTTACTCCGTATCGCTGCCGGGCGTTTCGTGCGCCATCATCGGCACCGGCATGATCAACCGGGAGAAGCCCGAGGCCGACCAGATGGTGGCCAACCTGACGGCCGCGATGAGCGACCTGCCCTCCGAAATCGAGCGGGTCCGGATTGAGAAGGATTCCGAGGCGCGGCACGGTGCGGCGACGAACTACTTCCAGGAGAAGACGAACACGCTGGTGCAGCCTGTCTCAGTGAACCTGAAGCGCGACAGCGACCGGGTGATCGTGGAATGGACCACGGCGCTGGCCGGCCGGGAGCCGCTGCAATCCTACGAGGTCCGGGCCGGCGGCAAGGTGCTGCTGTCGCTGCCGTTCCGGCCGCAGATGTATGAACTGCCCCTGTCGGTGTCGCTACCGGCATCGGCGATCGGGGATGCCACCGTGACGGTGGTGGCGTCTCCAGCGCCCCCACAAGCACGCGCTTGA
- a CDS encoding glycoside hydrolase 100 family protein: protein MARSAALRVLLHNAHGPFDGLPRTAGWGYPEPYTRDLMLSAFGILVSGNEVLTGALRRTLKALAAHQTPLGHIPSLANDPDDRGASDSTPLFLLGLALFRQSENEPEFLKEPARKALTWMRYQSPDDTVMVAQLPTSDWRDEQWVLGYGLFVNTLVYGYLMLYGEHESAARLRLLMNRLEALSEARDPHVHEGLVMPSRPYYALFSYKIYNSDRFDLLGNSLAILTGIASRERSRNIIAWVEAECQTLREKGDLIVNLPPCLLPFIRPEDPDWRPRYEIFNRPGDYHNGGVWPFVCGVYIAACVAAGRMGLARRNLLALTELVKPWHENEADWGFNEWIKAQTGQPSGRDWQTWSAAMYLYAAECVRLERTPFFEEVRQSNRGTAKPPAG, encoded by the coding sequence ATGGCCAGGTCGGCAGCGCTTCGCGTACTGCTCCACAATGCGCACGGTCCGTTCGATGGACTTCCGAGGACCGCCGGCTGGGGCTATCCTGAGCCCTACACGCGCGACCTCATGCTCTCCGCCTTCGGGATCCTGGTGAGCGGCAATGAGGTGCTTACCGGTGCGCTGCGCCGCACGCTGAAGGCACTGGCCGCCCACCAGACGCCGCTGGGGCACATCCCGTCCCTGGCCAACGATCCCGACGACCGCGGAGCCAGCGATTCGACTCCGCTCTTCCTGCTGGGCCTGGCCTTGTTCAGGCAATCGGAGAATGAACCGGAGTTCCTGAAAGAGCCTGCGCGCAAGGCATTGACCTGGATGCGGTACCAGAGCCCCGATGACACGGTCATGGTCGCGCAGCTCCCAACCAGCGATTGGCGGGATGAGCAGTGGGTGCTGGGTTATGGGCTGTTCGTGAATACGCTCGTCTACGGCTACCTCATGCTGTATGGCGAGCACGAATCCGCCGCTCGCCTGCGTTTGCTGATGAACAGGTTGGAGGCTCTCAGTGAAGCTCGCGACCCGCACGTGCATGAGGGTCTGGTGATGCCGTCCCGGCCCTACTACGCGCTGTTCTCCTACAAAATCTACAACAGCGACCGATTCGATCTGCTGGGCAACAGCCTGGCCATCCTGACGGGCATTGCCTCCCGCGAGCGGTCGAGAAACATAATCGCCTGGGTGGAGGCTGAATGCCAGACGCTGCGGGAGAAGGGTGACCTGATCGTGAATCTGCCACCCTGTCTGTTGCCCTTCATCCGGCCGGAGGACCCCGATTGGCGGCCGCGCTACGAGATCTTCAACCGGCCCGGCGACTACCACAATGGCGGCGTGTGGCCGTTTGTTTGTGGTGTCTACATAGCCGCCTGCGTGGCGGCCGGACGCATGGGATTGGCTCGCCGGAATCTGCTGGCGCTGACGGAACTGGTCAAGCCATGGCATGAGAACGAGGCCGACTGGGGCTTCAACGAATGGATCAAGGCCCAGACCGGCCAGCCCAGCGGCAGAGACTGGCAGACCTGGTCGGCAGCGATGTATCTTTATGCCGCGGAATGCGTCCGGCTCGAGCGTACACCGTTCTTTGAAGAGGTGCGCCAAAGCAATCGCGGTACGGCAAAACCGCCGGCTGGTTAA
- a CDS encoding HAD-IIB family hydrolase: protein MKKLIVFDLDGTLAESKSSLDTEMAVLLQDLLGIVKVAVISGGDWPQFEKQVLAHLPNDGSLANLSLLPTCGTKFFRHTGAWEKLYSEDFTLDEKTKIIASLNQSVAESGFGVAKVWGEVVEDRGSQITFSALGQQAPLEEKKQWDPDFVKRKQIKSILDRLIPGFSVRLGGATSIDVTKSGIDKGYGIRKLTEVLGISVKEMIFIGDALFPGGNDFAAQQAGVVSICVRDPHETKRVIQMSIACLSDKGRMALCS from the coding sequence ATGAAGAAACTGATTGTTTTCGACCTGGACGGTACCCTGGCAGAGAGCAAATCGTCTCTCGATACCGAGATGGCGGTACTGCTGCAGGACCTGCTCGGCATCGTCAAAGTGGCGGTGATCTCCGGCGGCGACTGGCCTCAGTTTGAGAAACAGGTACTCGCCCACCTTCCGAATGACGGGAGTCTGGCGAACCTTTCCCTGCTGCCCACTTGCGGGACGAAGTTCTTCCGGCACACCGGCGCTTGGGAGAAGCTCTATTCGGAAGACTTCACCCTGGACGAGAAGACGAAGATCATCGCCTCGCTCAACCAGTCGGTCGCCGAATCGGGCTTCGGTGTCGCGAAGGTCTGGGGTGAAGTGGTGGAGGACCGAGGCAGCCAGATCACTTTCTCCGCCTTGGGCCAGCAGGCTCCGCTCGAGGAAAAGAAGCAATGGGACCCGGATTTCGTCAAGCGGAAACAGATCAAGTCGATTCTCGATCGCCTCATTCCCGGATTCTCCGTGCGGCTGGGCGGCGCGACCTCCATCGATGTCACCAAATCCGGCATCGACAAAGGGTACGGAATCAGGAAGCTGACAGAAGTCCTGGGCATCTCCGTCAAGGAGATGATTTTCATCGGTGATGCCTTATTCCCTGGCGGCAACGACTTCGCGGCTCAGCAGGCCGGTGTCGTTTCGATCTGTGTTCGCGACCCCCACGAGACAAAGCGAGTCATCCAGATGAGCATCGCCTGCCTCTCCGACAAGGGCCGCATGGCCTTGTGCTCATAA
- a CDS encoding PIG-L deacetylase family protein produces the protein MSQLTSGAALEAARDQRPLAAIIVAHPDDEILWCGGFLLTHPEFSWRIFTLCRAHDPDRAPRFRRVLQRFEAVGAMADLDDGPEQAPLPVEQLNATIAGLLGGDRYDLILTHGPMGEYSTHRRHSECCRAVAVLWQAGVIDTRRLWMFAYSDGGRAYLPRVRADADWRDLLPSDVWLEKRRLITEIYGFAPESWEARTTPGEEGFWCFDSTKAVAARLAGWGQKQ, from the coding sequence ATGAGCCAATTGACGTCAGGCGCGGCGCTCGAAGCCGCGCGGGACCAACGTCCGCTGGCGGCCATCATCGTGGCCCATCCCGATGACGAGATCCTCTGGTGCGGCGGCTTCCTGCTCACTCATCCAGAGTTCAGCTGGCGTATCTTTACCCTCTGCCGGGCGCATGACCCGGACCGGGCCCCCAGGTTTCGCCGCGTCCTTCAGCGATTCGAAGCAGTGGGCGCAATGGCCGACCTCGATGATGGCCCGGAGCAGGCGCCCTTGCCGGTGGAGCAACTCAACGCCACCATCGCCGGCCTGCTGGGCGGCGACCGCTATGACTTGATCCTGACGCACGGCCCAATGGGCGAGTACTCCACCCACAGGCGCCACTCGGAGTGTTGCCGGGCCGTCGCTGTGCTGTGGCAGGCCGGCGTCATTGATACGCGGCGCTTGTGGATGTTTGCCTACTCCGACGGTGGACGGGCTTACCTGCCCCGCGTTCGCGCGGATGCCGATTGGCGGGACCTGCTGCCGAGTGATGTCTGGCTTGAAAAACGCAGGCTGATCACTGAGATCTATGGATTTGCGCCCGAAAGCTGGGAAGCACGAACCACACCCGGAGAAGAAGGGTTCTGGTGCTTCGATTCAACGAAAGCAGTTGCGGCGCGTTTGGCCGGTTGGGGACAGAAACAATGA
- a CDS encoding translocation/assembly module TamB domain-containing protein: MSRRKLWIVWSSAGVGFVLLGLTGLGVYFSRRFEPFLREQTIAYLEDRFDADVELAVLKVRMPLASPMEILARRGKGAMARISGERITFKLKSMPDRPTFMTMRKFSFEVDLNSAFEKKALVRKVRLEGLELKMPPKGEKPPAAHAAHASAPQVAVHIDEIVADGTRLSIIPRDPARDPLVFEIAKLRLESVGNGEPMRYTAVLTNAKPPGLIHATGSFGPWNAESPSATPLSGQYDFRNADLSVFKGIAGKLAATGQFHGELGRFESDGEARVPDFQLTMSGNPIPLATKYHAIVDGTNGNTILDPVEAKLGQSTFDVKGAIARYAGEKGKTVDLDAIFRNGRLDDVLLLAVKGPKPILRGGLGLHVKILLPPGKGEVADRLKLNGNFRLIEARFTNPRIQEELDILSRRAQGQPHNEEVDEVPWRMDGVFHMSGGRVAFEKLNFAIDGAKAAMAGSFVFAGQELDFHGTARVDARLSQMMMTRWKRWLLKPVDPIFAKEGYGTVADFKISGTREAPVFGLDRNGSKDKDHDQNAKHATPPQPQAAPARHSAVRAQGLP, from the coding sequence GTGTCGAGACGCAAACTATGGATTGTCTGGTCGAGTGCTGGCGTTGGCTTCGTTCTACTGGGTCTCACCGGCTTGGGCGTATACTTCTCGCGGCGATTTGAACCCTTTCTCCGCGAGCAGACCATTGCTTACCTCGAAGACCGCTTCGATGCCGATGTCGAACTTGCCGTGTTGAAAGTCCGGATGCCGCTGGCGTCACCCATGGAGATTCTGGCTCGCCGCGGCAAAGGCGCCATGGCCCGCATCTCCGGCGAACGGATCACGTTCAAGCTCAAGTCGATGCCGGACCGGCCCACCTTCATGACGATGCGTAAGTTCTCCTTTGAGGTGGATTTGAACTCCGCCTTCGAGAAGAAGGCTCTTGTCCGCAAGGTCCGGCTGGAAGGACTGGAGCTGAAGATGCCGCCCAAGGGCGAGAAACCTCCGGCGGCCCACGCGGCCCACGCCAGCGCTCCCCAGGTCGCCGTCCACATCGACGAGATCGTGGCCGACGGGACCCGGCTCTCGATCATCCCGCGGGATCCCGCCAGGGATCCACTGGTCTTTGAGATTGCCAAGCTGCGTCTGGAATCTGTTGGAAACGGCGAGCCGATGCGCTACACAGCCGTGCTGACCAACGCGAAGCCGCCCGGGCTCATTCACGCCACCGGCAGCTTTGGACCGTGGAATGCCGAATCGCCTTCCGCTACCCCCTTGTCGGGTCAATACGATTTCCGCAATGCTGATTTGAGCGTCTTCAAAGGGATTGCGGGCAAGTTGGCCGCGACGGGCCAGTTCCACGGCGAACTCGGCCGGTTCGAATCCGACGGAGAAGCCCGCGTGCCGGACTTCCAGCTGACCATGTCGGGCAACCCGATTCCCCTGGCGACGAAGTACCACGCGATCGTCGATGGCACCAACGGGAATACCATTCTCGATCCGGTCGAGGCAAAGCTGGGCCAAAGCACCTTCGATGTGAAGGGTGCGATTGCGAGGTACGCCGGCGAGAAAGGCAAAACCGTCGATTTGGACGCCATCTTCCGGAACGGGCGTTTGGACGACGTGCTGCTGCTGGCGGTCAAGGGCCCGAAGCCCATCCTGCGCGGCGGCCTGGGACTGCACGTGAAGATCCTGCTGCCGCCAGGCAAGGGTGAGGTGGCCGATCGCCTGAAACTGAATGGGAACTTCCGGCTCATCGAGGCGCGCTTCACCAACCCCAGGATTCAGGAGGAACTGGATATCCTCAGCCGGCGCGCGCAAGGCCAGCCTCACAATGAGGAGGTGGATGAGGTCCCCTGGCGCATGGATGGGGTGTTCCACATGAGCGGAGGCCGCGTCGCCTTCGAGAAGTTGAACTTCGCGATTGATGGCGCGAAGGCGGCGATGGCCGGTAGCTTCGTCTTCGCCGGCCAGGAGCTGGACTTCCACGGGACGGCGCGCGTGGATGCACGCCTCTCGCAGATGATGATGACGAGGTGGAAGCGTTGGCTGCTGAAGCCGGTGGACCCAATTTTCGCCAAAGAGGGCTACGGCACGGTAGCCGATTTCAAGATCTCCGGGACGCGCGAAGCGCCTGTTTTCGGCTTGGATCGTAACGGGTCCAAGGATAAGGACCACGACCAGAACGCGAAGCACGCGACACCGCCGCAGCCTCAAGCAGCGCCCGCCCGGCATTCGGCTGTCCGGGCACAGGGCCTCCCCTAA
- a CDS encoding glycosyltransferase family 4 protein translates to MKVLVLTEYPPSAAGLATQGELFCRGLLEAGVDVHPVHFESPQEKEWYYRWFRPDVVVGIGFWGHVPHLVLHPQQFGLTAIPWLVADGYVAAHHEVLDALPLVLVTSTWVKETYIRDGLSGHNIEVLPVGCDTDSFIPRGADDPKVQSIREALGVGDGQQMILTVGGDAASKGAQEVMRALALIQSEAPDWKYVCKVWPQPRTVQQNLVDLQLATQLGINDRVVYSTNVVSHNFMPYLLDACDIYAAPSRLEGFGMLHVEANACGKPVVAVRAMAFLDTMVHGETAFLAEVAEEIKITEGIFGEGHGIDSGHRIVFPTPRTVEFRASVEDLAQYLLELMRDQGLRRQMGEAGRKRVVDLFDYRRVARRFLEIVSSRLGIQ, encoded by the coding sequence ATGAAAGTGCTTGTATTGACGGAATACCCGCCCTCGGCGGCGGGTCTTGCGACCCAGGGGGAGCTGTTCTGCAGAGGCCTGCTGGAGGCCGGGGTGGATGTCCATCCCGTGCATTTCGAGTCGCCGCAGGAGAAGGAGTGGTACTACCGCTGGTTCCGGCCGGATGTTGTGGTCGGCATCGGGTTCTGGGGGCATGTGCCGCACCTGGTCCTGCACCCGCAGCAGTTTGGCTTGACCGCCATCCCCTGGCTGGTTGCGGATGGCTACGTGGCGGCGCATCACGAAGTCCTGGATGCGCTCCCTCTGGTGCTCGTCACCTCCACTTGGGTCAAGGAGACCTACATCCGGGATGGCCTCAGCGGGCACAACATCGAGGTTCTGCCGGTGGGCTGCGACACCGATTCTTTCATCCCGCGCGGCGCCGACGATCCGAAGGTCCAGTCCATTCGTGAAGCGCTGGGCGTGGGCGACGGCCAGCAGATGATCCTGACCGTGGGCGGAGACGCCGCGTCGAAAGGCGCTCAGGAAGTCATGCGGGCGCTGGCACTGATCCAGTCCGAGGCGCCCGATTGGAAGTATGTCTGCAAGGTCTGGCCTCAGCCTCGCACCGTGCAACAGAATCTGGTCGACCTTCAACTGGCTACCCAACTGGGCATCAACGACAGGGTTGTCTATTCCACCAACGTCGTCTCGCACAACTTCATGCCTTACTTGCTGGACGCCTGCGACATCTATGCCGCGCCATCCCGCCTGGAAGGCTTCGGAATGCTGCACGTGGAGGCGAATGCTTGCGGCAAGCCGGTGGTCGCCGTTCGCGCCATGGCATTCCTGGACACCATGGTCCACGGGGAAACGGCATTTCTTGCCGAGGTGGCGGAGGAGATCAAAATCACTGAAGGGATCTTCGGGGAAGGGCACGGCATCGACTCCGGCCATCGCATCGTCTTCCCAACTCCGCGCACCGTGGAGTTCCGCGCCAGCGTCGAAGATCTCGCCCAATATCTTCTGGAACTCATGCGGGATCAGGGCCTGCGACGGCAGATGGGTGAAGCAGGGCGGAAGCGGGTAGTCGATCTCTTCGACTATCGGCGTGTGGCCAGGCGTTTTCTGGAGATTGTCTCCAGCCGGTTGGGGATTCAGTGA